CCTTCCGTGCCCCCGCCGTTCAGGAGTTCCCCGTGACCGCCCAAGCCCCGACCGCCCCCGACGCCCCCGTCGGCCGGCTGGTCCCCGTCACCGTCCACTTCGACGACCTGGACGCGCTCGGGATGCTGCACAACGCCCGTTACCCGCTGATGGTCGAGCGCGCCTGGACCGAGCTGTGGGCCGGGCACGGCGTCCGCTTCGACGGCGACTGGGAGACCGCCGGTGACGCCTGCAACGCCGTCCGCGAACTGCGCATCGGCTACGAGGCCCCGGTGACCCGCCCCGGCACCTACGCCGTCCACCTGTGGCTGGAGCGGCTCGGCACCACCGGTCTGACCTACGGCTTCCGCTTCTGCTCCGCCGACGGCGCGCAGACCTACGCGCGGGGCACCCGGGTCCTGGTCCGGCTCGACCCGGGCACCCTGCGCCCGGCCCCGTGGAGCGAGGCCTTCAGGGCCGCGGGTCGGCGACTGCTGCGTTCTGCGGACTGACGGTCCGGCCGCCGCGCTCGGCGGTGCGCAGCACGCCCGCGAACACCGCGACCCCGCAGGCCAGCACGGACACCAGGCAGAAGGAGACCGTCAGGCTGGTCGCCTGGGCCACCCCGCCGATCAGGCTGGGCGCGATGAGCCCCGAGGTGTAGGTGATGGTCGCGACGCCCGCGATGGCCTGGCTGGGACGGGGTCCCGCGTGCCCGGCCGCGGCGAAGCACAGCGGTACGACCACGGCGATGCCCAGCCCCATCAGCGCGAACCCCGCCATGGCCACCGCGGGGTGCCCCGCCGCGACGACCAGCAGACCGCCGAGGACGGCCAGGACGCCGCCGGCGCGGACGGTGCGGACCGCGCCGAAGCGGTTCACCACCGCGTCCCCGACGATCCGGGCCACCGCCATCGTCAGCATGAACCCGGTCGTCGAGGCCGCCGCCAGACCGGCCGAACTGTCCAGCCGGTCCCGCAGGAACACCGCCGACCAGTCCAGGCTCGCGCCCTCGGCGAACACCGCGCAGAAGCCGACCGCGCCGATCAGCAGGGCCGAGCGGGGCGGCAGCGCGAACCGCGGCGGCGGTTCCTCGTCCTCGGCGGGCTGCACGTCCAGCACCCAGCCGCAGGCCAGCACGCCGAGCACGGTGAGGACGACCGCCGCGCACGCGAAGTGCAGGCGCGCGTCCGCGCCCAGGTGGGCGGCGAGGGTGCCGGCCGCCGAGCCGGTCAGCGCGCCCGCGCTCCACATGCCGTGCAGGCCGGACATGATCGACTTGCCGAGCAGCCGCTCGACCTCGACCCCCAGCGCGTTCATCGCGACGTCCGCCATGCCCGCGCTCGCGCCGTAGGCGAACATCGCCAGGCACAGTGTGTACAGGTTCGGCGCGAGGGCCGGCAGGACCAGGGAGACCGTCCACAGCGCGATCAGCCCGCGCAGGGCCGCACGACTGCCGAAGGCGTGGCTGATCCGGCCCGCCAGCGGCATCGAGCACGAGGCGCCGAGCGCGGTGAACGCCAGCGCGAACCCGAGCTGCCCCGCGCTCAGCGAGGCGTGGTCCTGGACCCACGGCACCCGGGTCGCGAAGGAGCCCGTCACGGCTCCGTGTACGGCGAACACGGCCGCCACGGCGTACCGGGCGCGCCTGACCCCGTCGCGCGAACCGTCCACGTCACTCATCTTCCCGTCCCTCCCGGGGGTTCCCCGTCACACCCTCGCTGTCCGCCGTAAACTATCAGGGTCCCTACCTGATAGATAGCGCGCATCGAAGCGGCCCGCGTCTGGGAGGATTCCCGTCATGCCCGCATCACCGAGCACCGCCCGGGCCCTCAACGACCGGCTGGCCCTGCGGCTGTTGCAGCAGGAGGGCCCGCTGACGGCGGGGCAGCTGAAGCAGTTGACCGGACTGTCCCGGCCGACGGTCGCCGACCTCGTCGAACGGCTCGCCGCCGCAGGCCTGATCGCGGTGGTCGGGGAGTCCGGCGTACAGCGCCGGGGCCCCAACGCGCGGCTGTACGGCATCGTCGCCGACCGCGCCCACCTGGCCGCCCTCGACGTGCGCACCGAAGGCGTCCTCGTGCTGGTGTCCGACCTCGTCGGGCGGGAGCTGGCCGAGGCGTCCGCGCCGATCGGCGCGGACACCGGGACCGGCCCGGCCGTGGAACAGGCGGTGGCGGCGGTGGAGCAGGCCGTCAAGGAGGCCGGCGGCGCGGACCGGCTGCACACCGTCGGCATCGGGGCGCCCGGCCTGATCGACCCGGCGACCGGCGACCTCCGCGACTCCGGCGGCCTGCCCGCCTGGCACCGGCGCCTCGCCACCACCCTGCAGGAACGGCTGCCCGGCGCCCGGGTCACCGTGGAGAACGAGACCAACCTGGCCGCGCTGGCCGAACAGCGCGAGGGCGTCGCCCGCGACCGCGACACCTTCGTCCTGCTCTGGCTCGGCCACGGTGTCGGCGCCGCCGTCGTCCTGGACGGCACCCTCCGCCGCGGAGCCTCCGGCGGCACGGGCGAGATCGGCTTCCTCCCGGTCCCCGGCACGCCGTCCCTCCCCTCGGCGACGGACTGCGACGGCGGCTTCCACTCGCTGGCGGGAGCGGCGGCGATCGGGGCGCTGGCCCGC
This is a stretch of genomic DNA from Streptomyces sp. TG1A-8. It encodes these proteins:
- a CDS encoding thioesterase family protein → MTAQAPTAPDAPVGRLVPVTVHFDDLDALGMLHNARYPLMVERAWTELWAGHGVRFDGDWETAGDACNAVRELRIGYEAPVTRPGTYAVHLWLERLGTTGLTYGFRFCSADGAQTYARGTRVLVRLDPGTLRPAPWSEAFRAAGRRLLRSAD
- a CDS encoding MFS transporter; the protein is MSDVDGSRDGVRRARYAVAAVFAVHGAVTGSFATRVPWVQDHASLSAGQLGFALAFTALGASCSMPLAGRISHAFGSRAALRGLIALWTVSLVLPALAPNLYTLCLAMFAYGASAGMADVAMNALGVEVERLLGKSIMSGLHGMWSAGALTGSAAGTLAAHLGADARLHFACAAVVLTVLGVLACGWVLDVQPAEDEEPPPRFALPPRSALLIGAVGFCAVFAEGASLDWSAVFLRDRLDSSAGLAAASTTGFMLTMAVARIVGDAVVNRFGAVRTVRAGGVLAVLGGLLVVAAGHPAVAMAGFALMGLGIAVVVPLCFAAAGHAGPRPSQAIAGVATITYTSGLIAPSLIGGVAQATSLTVSFCLVSVLACGVAVFAGVLRTAERGGRTVSPQNAAVADPRP
- a CDS encoding ROK family transcriptional regulator, which produces MPASPSTARALNDRLALRLLQQEGPLTAGQLKQLTGLSRPTVADLVERLAAAGLIAVVGESGVQRRGPNARLYGIVADRAHLAALDVRTEGVLVLVSDLVGRELAEASAPIGADTGTGPAVEQAVAAVEQAVKEAGGADRLHTVGIGAPGLIDPATGDLRDSGGLPAWHRRLATTLQERLPGARVTVENETNLAALAEQREGVARDRDTFVLLWLGHGVGAAVVLDGTLRRGASGGTGEIGFLPVPGTPSLPSATDCDGGFHSLAGAAAIGALARGHGLPAPGPTDGPGAARTVRRAVARTRGEDSADRSAEGRFLAVLADRIAIGAACVTAILDPGCVVLGGEVGQAGGTVLARLVQERLRRMSPLVTEVRASSLGGGAVLRGALLTARERAQDELFAPPGHRARGTAAG